The Lycium barbarum isolate Lr01 chromosome 12, ASM1917538v2, whole genome shotgun sequence genome includes a region encoding these proteins:
- the LOC132623631 gene encoding uncharacterized protein LOC132623631 — MMKLFDSHCHLQDPRIINMVPKIIRTTTETGVVHFAVNGVSEKDWHLVKEMSESYPCIVPNFGLHPWFITERTPNWLKTLRGYLEATPAAAVGEIGIDKGSFGKKIDFADQVDVCRQQLQLANELERPASIHCVRAFGDLLELLKSVGPVPAGFILHSYLGSAEMVPEFAKLGAYFSFSGFLMSMKESKAKKMLKSVPKDRILLETDAPDALPKLSDPDSLYLIEREASLSDESSSGGGTNDGNPSDNSPQEDKGNERQAQTIHNHPANIHHVLSYVASLVELTKEELAEISFANASRLFSYEGSKVQQQV, encoded by the exons ATGATGAAACTCTTTGATTCTCATTGTCACCTTCAAGATCCAAGGATCATTAATATGGTCCCAAAAATTATAAGGACCACAACTGAAACAGGAGTTGTCCATTTTGCTGTCAATGGCGTGTCGGAGAAAGATTGGCATTTGGTCAAAGAAATGAGTGAAAGCTACCCTTGTATTGTTCCAAACTTTGGGCTCCATCCCTGGTTTATTACTGAGAGGACTCCTAATTGGCTGAAAACTTTGAGAGGATATTTGGAGGCTACTCCTGCTGCTGCAGTCGGAGAGATTGGTATAGATAAAGGTTCATTTGGAAAGAAGATTGACTTTGCTGATCAGGTGGATGTCTGTCGACAGCAGCTTCAACTTGCCAATGAGTTGGAAAGACCAGCATCCATACATTGTGTTCGTGCTTTCGGGGATCTTCTTGAATTATTAAAATCTGTGGGGCCAGTTCCTGCCGGTTTTATCCTGCACTCGTACCTTGGCTCTGCCGAAATGGTTCCTGAATTTGCAAAGCTTGGTGCTTACTTCTCCTTTTCTGGGTTTCTTATGTCCATGAAGGAAAGCAAAGCGAAGAAAATGTTAAAGTCAGTTCCTAAGGACAGGATCTTGTTGGAGACAGATGCACCAGATGCTTTGCCAAAATTGAGCGATCCAGATTCTCTGTATTTGATTGAGAGGGAAGCTTCATTATCTGATGAAAGTTCAAGTGGAGGAGGAACTAATGATGGAAATCCGTCTGATAATTCACCCCAGGAGGACAAAGGCAATGAACGACAGGCACAAACAATCCATAACCATCCTGCAAACATTCACCATGTACTCTCTTATGTTGCGTCTTTAGTTGAGCTGACAAAAGAAGAACTTGCTGAGATAAGCTTCGCAAATGCATCCCGGCTCTTTTCTTATGAAGGTTCAAAAGTACAGCAACAG GTATAA
- the LOC132622366 gene encoding SKP1-like protein 1B: MSSTKLLTLKTSDGEEFKLDEAIAVKSQAIKNMVEDDCVSNAIPLHNVDSKTMTKVIEYWKKHSEEGVSKDQLNDFDKGFLEVHHSVLYDLLLAANYLNDKELLDVICQEVADRIKGKTPEEIRKEFDIKNDFTPEEEEKIRQENAWAFD; the protein is encoded by the coding sequence ATGTCTTCAACAAAGCTCTTAACCCTAAAAACTAGCGATGGTGAGGAATTCAAACTGGACGAGGCCATAGCCGTGAAGTCACAAGCCATCAAGAACATGGTTGAAGACGACTGCGTTTCAAACGCCATTCCTCTGCATAATGTCGATAGCAAAACAATGACCAAAGTGATCGAATATTGGAAGAAACACTCAGAGGAAGGCGTCTCGAAAGACCAGTTGAATGATTTTGACAAGGGTTTCTTGGAGGTGCACCACTCGGTGTTGTACGATCTTCTCTTAGCCGCTAATTATCTTAATGATAAGGAGCTTTTAGATGTAATATGCCAAGAAGTTGCTGATAGGATTAAAGGGAAAACACCAGAGGAAATTCGTAAAGAATTTGATATCAAGAATGATTTTACTCCAGAGGAAGAGGAGAAAATCCGCCAAGAGAATGCTTGGGCTTTTGATTGA
- the LOC132622877 gene encoding SKP1-like protein 1B, which translates to MSSTTLLTLKTSDGEEFELDEAIAVKSQAIKNMVEDDCVSNAIPLPNVDSKTMTKVIEYWKKHSEEEGVSKDQLNHFDKNFLNVHHSVLYDILLAANYLNDKELMDVVCQEVADRIKGKTPEEIRKEFDIKNDFTPEEEEQILQENAWAFN; encoded by the coding sequence ATGTCTTCAACAACGCTCTTAACCCTAAAAACTAGCGATGGTGAGGAATTCGAACTCGATGAGGCCATAGCCGTGAAGTCACAAGCCATCAAGAACATGGTTGAAGACGATTGCGTTTCAAATGCCATCCCCCTGCCTAATGTTGATAGCAAAACAATGACTAAAGTGATCGAATACTGGAAGAAACACTCGGAGGAGGAAGGCGTCTCGAAAGACCAGTTGAATCATTTTGATAAGAATTTCTTGAATGTGCACCACTCGGTGTTGTATGATATATTATTAGCAGCTAATTATCTTAATGATAAGGAGCTGATGGATGTAGTATGCCAAGAAGTTGCTGATAGGATTAAAGGTAAAACACCAGAGGAAATACGTAAAGAATTTGATATCAAGAACGATTTTACTCCAGAGGAAGAGGAGCAAATCCTTCAAGAGAATGCTTGGGCCTTTAACTGA